The following nucleotide sequence is from Drosophila simulans strain w501 chromosome 3L, Prin_Dsim_3.1, whole genome shotgun sequence.
aaataaaaacgatttCCACCATTGCCAGCAGCTGGAGTCCACAAATCAGGGTCATTCCTAGGTGTAAGTACCCATAATTCTTGATCATATACATGGGTGGTTTAATCAGAAGATCCCTTACATTTTGCGTAGAGCTCCAAAAACAGCTCACATAGTGCATAATGTACGGCATCACAAAGACCCATTTGAAGTTCCATTGCCTTCGGTTTTCAAATATCTTTGAGGGCAGCTGCAGAATAAGTATCGTGAATAGAGTATACAGGTTGGCCTCTATAAACGCCGACGATATGCTGGATATCTCGAATTTCAGGGCATTTTCACCCATTGTAAAATAGAAACGAGGACATAACTGCATTCCCCAGGCAGCGATCATCAGCGCAAAATATGTTCCAAAAATTGCcattttttctaaaatatattcacaGTTTGTATGATTCTCAGTCAAATGTGACAACAATAACCATGCAAACTAATCATttcttttacatttaaattacagaacttaaacaaattgcaatgcGTTTGGAGTCAGTAATGTTAAGAATCAGAAGGTTTagtatcaaatatttatttctggtaGTAAGTAAACAGTTTGATTATTATTCTAAGTATAAAGATGAAGTGATTGAAGCATAAAGAATTATAGCACCATAATACACTTTATGTCCGACTTTTGAGGCTTGTAAGTTGCTGTTAGATTCCTGATTTATTGTAAAGGCTGTAAATTCTTCACCCTTCTCAAAAGTTTGCCAGATTGAATGCCACTGGAAGCTTAGCATTTTCCACCGATATTTCACACAGCCATTAATATTTTTGCGAAATATTTTGCTGCCACCCCTGTAGTTCTTCGTTCGGCATTTTCCCGGCTGGAAATCCACTTTGATGCGCCTTTCATGTCCAGGCCACTTAAGTAAACCCCACacctttgccatttttcggGCACAGGACACACGTTGACGCACCTCATGCGGTGACAACGACCACGTCGTGTTCCTCTAATACCCGCGCAAAATATGACCAAAGCCCAGGACGAAGTCCTTTAAGCACTCGCCACAGGacataaaaaaagtaaaactgAAACTGGTAGCGAAAACCTCAACCGCAACGGGCCTAAACAAAATGTTCGCACTAAGCACCGCAAGTCAAACAGAAGACAGCGAACAGAAAGCGGTCTGAAATCTCCTCGAGCTCCCAGGGAAATTTATGTGCCTCGGGGCGGTAACTTCATTATGCAATGACCTACAATGAAATGGGCTGCCGTTGCACAAAATTTATGTGTAAAGTTGAGAGACAGCCTAAGTACCAACTGCTCGCCTGCCCAGAcaactcgaactcgaactgCTTGAACAATAAGTCTTCGGCCGGCCTAAAATAGTTTTTTCGTATtgctgataaaaaaaaaagaaataacaaaaaccgTCAATGGACTCAATGGGCAGTCGCGGCGATAAGTTTGGCCTAATCAGGTTGTTAATTCTACGGGCCTCGACAGTTCCACACGGGCTTTCCCATAGAGCGGTATGTTGGTTAAGATTCTCCTAGTCGTAGGACTCTGTGGACTGGCTTGGTCCGTTGAGCAAGTGCGATATGATAACTATAAGGTATACAATGTAAGGATCGATGATCTGGAGCAGTTTAAGCTGCTTAACTCGCAGGAGAAGTCCTTGAAGGTAAGTTAAACTCATAGGAGCTAAGAAAATCCTCATAATTTATGTGTATCTTCCACAGCTCAGCAGTTGGCGCGAGGCTCGTCACCTGGGTGAATCCTCTGATATAATGCTGCCTCCTGAATATCAGAAGACATTTGAAAGCCTCTTGACCAACCACAATTTCACCTATAACCTGAAGATCGACAATGTTCAGACCCACATCGATGCCCAGAGACCCAAACAGCGCATTACTTCCATGGAATGGACACAGTTTCACACTCTGGAGGAGATATTCGCCTGGTTGGATGTGATCGAGGATCGTTATCCGGATATAGTCACACCCTTTACCATCGGAAACTCATACGAGGGCAGACCGATTAGAGGTGTTAAAATTTCATACAAAGAGGGAAATCCTGCCGTTTTCATAGAGTCCAATATTCATGCCCGCGAATGGATTACGTCAGCGACGATCACCTACTTCATCGATGAGTTGCTGGTGCCTCGTAACCCGGCAGTCAGGGATATAGCTCAGAATGTGGACTGGTATATAATTCCCGTTCTGAATACAGATGGCTTTGCCTATTCCCATGAAGTGGTTAGTATATACTTATAAATTGTCTAAATATTTACGATACGATATGAATGGTCATGAAAGTAGCCACAAGCCATTGCGATTAGATTTCAGATCAGATCAAATACATGCCGATATCGTTATAGCGCTGACTATCTTATCGCTTATTACTAACTAGTAGTCAATTAGCTCTATGACCTATAATCTTTATTACCATGACCTTGCAGGAACGCCTTTGGCGAAAGTCCCGTCTGCCTTCGGATCCCACAGGGGAGTGCATTGGAACTGATCTCAATAGGAACTTTGATTACCTATGGATGTGTaagtttattataatattgaatattgTACTAGTAatctaaatttattatttttatcttaATCTTATTAATTTCAGTGACTGGAGCCGAATCGGATCCCTGTTCACAAATTTATGCTGGTCCCTCGGCAGAATCCGATCCCGAGATCAGCCAACTAACCGCCTACATAAACAACTCCATACCTGAAGGCACTATAAAGATCTACATCTCATTGCATTCCTATGGACAGTATGTTCTTTCACCGTGGGGACACACAGCTCTAGAGTTCCCCGAACACTATCCTCAAATGATGCACGTGGCCAAAGGCTTTTCAGATGCTCTTTATAGAAGATATGGCACAGTATTTACCTATGGATCCAGTGCTACCACATTATGTAAGTCTACCATTTTTATCTGTATACATAATTTTAGAATAAAATTGGGTACTTTTTCCAGATGAAGTTTC
It contains:
- the LOC27206695 gene encoding uncharacterized protein LOC27206695; the encoded protein is MAIFGTYFALMIAAWGMQLCPRFYFTMGENALKFEISSISSAFIEANLYTLFTILILQLPSKIFENRRQWNFKWVFVMPYIMHYVSCFWSSTQNE
- the LOC6737053 gene encoding zinc carboxypeptidase; protein product: MLVKILLVVGLCGLAWSVEQVRYDNYKVYNVRIDDLEQFKLLNSQEKSLKLSSWREARHLGESSDIMLPPEYQKTFESLLTNHNFTYNLKIDNVQTHIDAQRPKQRITSMEWTQFHTLEEIFAWLDVIEDRYPDIVTPFTIGNSYEGRPIRGVKISYKEGNPAVFIESNIHAREWITSATITYFIDELLVPRNPAVRDIAQNVDWYIIPVLNTDGFAYSHEVERLWRKSRLPSDPTGECIGTDLNRNFDYLWMLTGAESDPCSQIYAGPSAESDPEISQLTAYINNSIPEGTIKIYISLHSYGQYVLSPWGHTALEFPEHYPQMMHVAKGFSDALYRRYGTVFTYGSSATTLYEVSGSGKEWAYAVKNIKIPYTIELRDKGELGFVLPPEDIIPVAREVTEGFVGMIAAAREIDIL